One part of the Equus asinus isolate D_3611 breed Donkey chromosome 6, EquAss-T2T_v2, whole genome shotgun sequence genome encodes these proteins:
- the FKBP1B gene encoding peptidyl-prolyl cis-trans isomerase FKBP1B isoform X4, which yields MLQNGKKFDSSRDRNKPFKFRIGKQEVIKGFEEGAAQMSLGQRAKLTCTPDVAYGATGHPGVIPPNATLIFDVELLNLE from the exons ATGCTCCAAAACGGGAAGAAATTTGATTCATCCAGAGACAGAAACAAACCTTTCAAGTTCAGAATTGGCAAACAGGAAGTCATCAAGGGTTTTGAAGAGGGTGCAGCCCAG ATGAGCTTGGGGCAGAGGGCGAAGCTGACCTGCACCCCTGATGTGGCATATGGAGCCACGGGCCACCCCGGTGTCATCCCTCCCAATGCCACCCTCATCTTTGACGTGGAGCTGCTCAACTTAGAGTGA